From Bosea sp. NBC_00550, the proteins below share one genomic window:
- a CDS encoding MFS transporter, translating into MSMASQTSGSAAAPRPMTKEERKVIIASSAGTVFEWYDFYLAGSLAANIAQTFVPGDNDTAKFIFVLFGFAAGFAVRPFGALFFGRLGDMIGRKYTFLVTMTVMGLATFVVGLLPSFATIGYLAPTAFIICRLLQGLALGGEYGGAATYVAEHAPMGRRGFYTSWIQTTATVGLFLSLIVILGLRLSMSPEAFAAWGWRIPFLLSIILLGFSIWIRLQLAESPAFVKMKEEGTHSKAPLREAFGNWENAKIGLIALFGGTAGQAVVWYTGQFYALFFLTQTLKIDGTTANLLIALSLLAGTPFFILFGWLSDKIGRKPILLAGCLIAALTYFPLFTMLANTANPKLIAATDNVKLVLTSDPAQCGTLFDPVGVRTFTKPCDIVRRTLATNSIHYDLVPGPAGSPLKATINGADAPTGAAELVAAAQTAGYPKAGDATILKTPSIGQVLTDGRAMKAVGILFVLVLFVTMVYGPIAALLVELFPTRIRYSGMSLPYHIGNGWFGGFLPPTAFAIVAASGNIFSGLWYPIIVALGTFVIGLLFLPETKNRDILK; encoded by the coding sequence ATGAGCATGGCATCGCAGACATCGGGGTCGGCCGCAGCGCCGCGCCCGATGACCAAGGAAGAAAGGAAGGTCATCATCGCCTCGTCGGCCGGAACGGTCTTCGAGTGGTATGACTTCTACCTGGCAGGCTCGCTCGCCGCCAACATCGCCCAGACCTTCGTGCCCGGCGACAACGACACGGCGAAGTTCATCTTCGTGCTGTTCGGTTTCGCCGCCGGCTTCGCGGTCCGCCCGTTCGGCGCGCTGTTCTTCGGCCGCCTCGGCGACATGATCGGCCGCAAATACACCTTCCTCGTGACGATGACCGTCATGGGCCTCGCGACCTTCGTCGTCGGCCTGCTCCCGAGCTTCGCGACGATCGGCTATCTCGCGCCCACGGCCTTCATCATCTGCCGCCTGCTGCAGGGCCTCGCGCTCGGTGGCGAATACGGCGGTGCCGCGACCTATGTCGCAGAGCACGCCCCGATGGGCCGCCGTGGCTTCTACACCTCCTGGATTCAGACGACCGCGACGGTCGGCCTGTTCCTGTCGCTGATCGTCATCCTCGGCCTGCGCCTCAGCATGTCGCCGGAGGCTTTCGCCGCCTGGGGCTGGCGCATTCCGTTCCTGCTCTCGATCATCCTGCTCGGCTTCTCGATCTGGATCCGTCTCCAGCTCGCCGAATCGCCGGCCTTCGTGAAGATGAAGGAAGAAGGCACGCATTCGAAGGCGCCGCTCCGCGAGGCCTTCGGCAACTGGGAGAATGCCAAGATCGGCCTCATCGCCCTGTTCGGCGGCACCGCCGGCCAGGCCGTCGTCTGGTACACCGGCCAGTTCTACGCGCTGTTCTTCCTGACGCAGACGCTGAAGATCGACGGCACCACCGCCAACCTGCTGATCGCGCTCTCGCTGCTCGCCGGCACGCCGTTCTTCATCCTCTTCGGCTGGCTTTCGGACAAGATCGGCCGCAAGCCCATCCTGCTCGCCGGCTGCCTGATCGCGGCGCTGACCTACTTCCCGCTGTTCACGATGCTCGCGAACACGGCTAACCCGAAGCTGATCGCGGCCACCGACAACGTGAAGCTGGTCCTCACCTCCGATCCGGCGCAGTGCGGCACGCTCTTCGACCCCGTCGGCGTGCGGACCTTCACCAAGCCCTGCGACATCGTCCGCCGCACCCTGGCCACCAACTCGATCCACTACGATCTGGTGCCCGGACCGGCCGGCTCGCCGCTCAAGGCGACCATCAACGGTGCGGACGCGCCGACCGGCGCTGCCGAGCTCGTCGCCGCCGCCCAGACCGCCGGCTATCCGAAGGCGGGTGACGCTACGATCCTGAAGACGCCCTCCATCGGCCAGGTGCTGACCGACGGCCGCGCCATGAAGGCAGTGGGCATCCTCTTCGTGCTCGTCCTCTTCGTGACGATGGTCTACGGCCCGATCGCGGCCCTGCTGGTCGAACTCTTCCCGACCCGCATCCGCTACTCCGGCATGTCGCTGCCCTACCACATCGGCAACGGCTGGTTCGGCGGCTTCCTGCCCCCGACGGCCTTCGCCATCGTGGCGGCCAGCGGCAACATCTTCTCCGGCCTGTGGTATCCGATCATCGTGGCGCTCGGCACCTTCGTGATCGGCCTGCTGTTCCTGCCGGAAACCAAGAACCGCGACATCCTGAAGTGA
- a CDS encoding MBL fold metallo-hydrolase produces MNQAPGFYRYKIGDITLTAINDGFGKRPLEGFVRNAELADVKKAMEQAFLPQDALNITFTTLAIQSGGKLALIDTGNGDSGAPTSGSWMTNFKAAGFDPKDVSTVVFSHFHGDHINGFRLKDGSAVFPNAEVMVPAAEWAFWMDDAKMSAAPEAMKGAFAGVRRVFGPVTKDVKQFEPGKEILPGLTPIAAPGHTPGHTVFALTSGNGKLMIMSDTTNHPALFVRNPDWSAVFDMDGPQAAATRRKLLDMVSADRMQVAFYHAPFPAVGHIAKDGKGFEMVPVQWSPAI; encoded by the coding sequence GTGAACCAAGCTCCCGGATTCTACCGCTACAAGATCGGCGACATCACGCTGACCGCGATCAATGACGGCTTCGGCAAGCGCCCGCTCGAAGGCTTCGTTCGCAATGCCGAGCTGGCCGACGTCAAGAAGGCCATGGAGCAGGCCTTCCTGCCGCAGGATGCGCTGAACATCACTTTCACAACCCTCGCGATCCAGAGCGGCGGCAAGCTCGCGCTGATCGACACCGGCAACGGCGATTCCGGCGCGCCGACATCCGGCAGCTGGATGACGAACTTCAAGGCCGCCGGCTTCGATCCGAAGGACGTCTCGACCGTCGTGTTCAGCCATTTCCACGGCGACCACATCAACGGCTTCCGGCTGAAGGACGGCAGCGCCGTCTTCCCGAACGCGGAAGTCATGGTGCCGGCCGCCGAATGGGCCTTCTGGATGGACGACGCCAAGATGAGCGCCGCCCCGGAGGCCATGAAGGGCGCCTTCGCCGGCGTACGGCGCGTCTTCGGCCCCGTCACGAAGGATGTGAAGCAGTTCGAGCCGGGCAAGGAAATCCTGCCGGGCCTGACCCCGATCGCGGCGCCCGGCCATACGCCCGGCCACACCGTCTTCGCGCTCACCTCCGGCAACGGCAAGCTGATGATCATGTCGGACACGACCAATCATCCCGCGCTCTTCGTGCGCAATCCCGATTGGTCGGCGGTTTTCGACATGGACGGCCCCCAGGCCGCCGCCACCCGCCGCAAGCTGCTCGACATGGTCTCGGCCGACCGGATGCAGGTCGCCTTCTACCATGCGCCCTTCCCGGCCGTCGGCCATATCGCCAAGGACGGCAAGGGCTTCGAAATGGTGCCGGTGCAGTGGAGCCCCGCGATCTGA
- a CDS encoding AAA family ATPase yields MTSETDRLIVITGGPGSGKTTLIEALAGLGHATRPEAGRAIIREQQAIGGEGLPWKDRAAFAELMLAADLRSHDEARRQSGLVFFDRGLPDIAGYLALCGLPVPEPIEEAAQRFRYRSTVFIAPPWRDIFRQDAERKQDFTEAERTCEAMARTYPRYGYDLVELPCDSVEARIDFMLKRLGAAA; encoded by the coding sequence ATGACAAGCGAGACCGACCGGCTGATCGTGATCACTGGAGGGCCCGGATCGGGAAAGACGACGCTGATCGAGGCGCTGGCAGGGCTGGGACACGCCACACGGCCGGAGGCCGGCCGGGCGATCATCCGCGAGCAGCAGGCGATCGGCGGCGAGGGATTGCCCTGGAAAGACCGTGCTGCATTCGCCGAGCTGATGCTCGCGGCGGATCTGCGCAGTCATGACGAAGCGCGCCGGCAAAGCGGGCTGGTGTTCTTCGACCGGGGCCTGCCCGATATCGCGGGCTATCTCGCATTGTGTGGCCTGCCGGTGCCTGAGCCTATCGAGGAGGCGGCGCAGCGCTTCCGTTATCGCAGCACGGTCTTCATCGCTCCGCCCTGGCGCGACATCTTCAGACAGGATGCGGAGCGGAAGCAGGATTTCACGGAGGCCGAGCGGACCTGCGAGGCCATGGCTCGGACCTATCCGCGTTATGGCTACGATCTCGTCGAATTGCCCTGTGACAGCGTCGAAGCCCGCATCGATTTCATGCTGAAGCGCCTCGGCGCCGCGGCCTGA
- a CDS encoding flavin reductase family protein, whose protein sequence is MTYYSATKDDLGFAHDPFKAIVAPRPIGWITALSAKGEVNLSPYSFFNAISSRPNIVMFSSENKKDAVAFIEETGEFTCSLVTRALAQPMNLTSAPLPRGESEYPHAGLEMAPSRFVKPPRVAGTPAALECKLLSIQQLQDLDGNAVPRWMVLGQVVGTFVDDAFVKDGRFDTAGANPIARCGYADYAEVTSLFSIQRPAGG, encoded by the coding sequence ATGACCTATTACTCGGCGACGAAAGACGATCTCGGCTTCGCCCACGACCCGTTCAAGGCCATCGTGGCGCCGCGGCCGATCGGCTGGATCACGGCGCTGAGCGCGAAGGGCGAGGTCAATCTCTCGCCCTACAGCTTCTTCAACGCGATCTCGTCGCGGCCGAACATCGTGATGTTCTCATCGGAGAACAAGAAGGACGCCGTCGCCTTCATCGAGGAAACCGGCGAGTTCACCTGCTCGCTGGTGACCAGGGCGTTGGCGCAGCCGATGAACCTGACCTCGGCGCCGCTGCCGCGGGGCGAGAGCGAGTATCCTCATGCCGGGCTGGAGATGGCGCCGTCACGCTTCGTCAAGCCGCCGCGCGTCGCCGGCACGCCGGCTGCGCTCGAATGCAAGCTGCTCTCGATCCAGCAGTTGCAGGATCTCGACGGCAATGCCGTGCCGCGCTGGATGGTGCTGGGGCAGGTCGTGGGTACCTTCGTCGACGACGCCTTCGTCAAGGACGGGCGCTTCGACACGGCCGGTGCCAACCCGATCGCGCGCTGCGGCTATGCCGATTATGCCGAGGTGACCAGCCTGTTCTCGATCCAGCGGCCGGCGGGCGGCTAG
- a CDS encoding amino acid ABC transporter substrate-binding protein, translating to MSKASWFRLPGLAAGAALAAILVAPAMAGTLDTVKQRGTLQCGVSEGVLGFSAKDAQGNWSGFDVDFCRAVAAAILGDPGKVAFTPLSASERFDALKASKVDLLARNSTWTLGREAELGLAFAGITYHDGQGFLAKRSLKVDSALSLDKAKICVEAGTTTQLNLADFFKANSMTYEERVFPSAAEAFSAFEGGQCDVLTRDQSALHGERVRLAKPAEAIVLPDVISKEPLGPVVRSDDFPWFNVVKWVNFALVNAEELGIATANVDEALKSQKPDVRRFTGAEGGFGKAMGLDADWAVRAVKATGNYAEIYERNLGTGSKLAIPRGLNQLWSMGGVLYAPPLR from the coding sequence ATGTCGAAGGCCTCATGGTTTCGCCTGCCCGGCCTTGCTGCCGGCGCTGCGCTCGCAGCCATCCTCGTCGCGCCGGCGATGGCCGGCACGCTCGATACGGTGAAGCAGCGCGGCACGCTTCAATGCGGCGTCAGCGAGGGTGTGCTCGGCTTCTCCGCCAAGGACGCGCAAGGCAACTGGAGCGGCTTCGACGTCGACTTCTGCCGCGCGGTCGCAGCCGCGATCCTCGGTGATCCCGGCAAGGTCGCCTTCACGCCGCTCTCCGCCAGCGAGCGCTTCGACGCGCTGAAGGCCAGCAAGGTCGATCTGCTCGCGCGCAACTCGACCTGGACGCTCGGCCGCGAAGCCGAATTGGGCCTCGCCTTCGCCGGTATCACCTACCATGACGGCCAGGGCTTCCTGGCGAAGCGCTCTTTGAAGGTCGACAGCGCACTATCCCTCGACAAGGCGAAGATCTGCGTCGAGGCCGGGACGACGACGCAGCTCAACCTCGCCGACTTCTTCAAGGCCAATTCCATGACCTATGAGGAGAGGGTGTTTCCGAGCGCAGCAGAGGCCTTTTCAGCCTTCGAGGGCGGCCAATGCGATGTGCTGACCCGCGACCAATCGGCCCTGCACGGCGAGCGCGTCCGGCTGGCAAAGCCCGCCGAGGCGATCGTGCTGCCGGACGTGATCTCGAAGGAGCCGCTCGGACCTGTCGTGCGCTCGGACGACTTCCCCTGGTTCAACGTGGTGAAATGGGTGAACTTCGCCCTGGTCAACGCGGAGGAACTCGGCATCGCCACCGCCAATGTCGACGAGGCCCTGAAGTCGCAGAAGCCCGATGTGCGTCGCTTCACCGGCGCCGAAGGCGGCTTCGGCAAGGCGATGGGGCTTGATGCCGACTGGGCGGTCCGCGCCGTCAAGGCGACCGGCAACTACGCCGAGATCTACGAGCGCAACCTCGGCACCGGCTCGAAGCTCGCCATCCCGCGCGGCCTTAACCAGCTCTGGAGCATGGGCGGCGTGCTCTACGCTCCGCCGCTCCGGTAA
- a CDS encoding NAD kinase encodes MTERFGAISFVASDTPEARAALDKLVERYGNAAPAEADVVVALGGDGLMLQTLHRFLGTGKPIYGINRGSVGFLMNEFKERGLRKRLEMAERSVVHPLSMEAVDRNGVTVQSKAINEVSLLRRSYQAAKLRISVDGQVRLSELIADGLLLATPAGSTAYNLSANGPILPLDAPLLALTPISAFRPRRWRGALLPDHAKVLIEVLEADKRPVSAVADHTQIDEVSSVSIEIDRDVDLVMLHDPGHSLDERILREQFGY; translated from the coding sequence ATGACCGAACGTTTCGGCGCGATCTCCTTCGTCGCCAGCGATACCCCTGAGGCGCGGGCAGCGCTCGACAAGCTGGTCGAGCGCTATGGCAATGCCGCTCCGGCCGAGGCCGACGTCGTCGTCGCGCTCGGCGGCGACGGGCTGATGCTGCAGACGCTCCACCGCTTTCTCGGAACGGGCAAGCCGATCTACGGGATCAATCGCGGCTCCGTCGGCTTCCTGATGAACGAATTCAAGGAGCGCGGGCTGCGCAAGCGGCTTGAAATGGCCGAGCGCAGTGTCGTCCACCCGCTCTCGATGGAAGCGGTCGACCGCAACGGCGTGACGGTGCAGTCCAAGGCGATCAACGAGGTCTCGCTGCTGCGCCGCTCCTACCAGGCCGCAAAACTGCGCATCTCGGTCGACGGGCAGGTGCGGCTTTCGGAGCTGATAGCAGACGGGCTTCTGCTGGCGACACCGGCCGGCTCCACCGCCTACAATCTCTCGGCCAACGGACCGATTCTGCCGCTGGATGCGCCCCTTCTCGCGCTCACGCCGATCTCGGCATTTCGGCCCCGCCGCTGGCGCGGCGCGCTGCTGCCTGACCATGCCAAGGTCTTAATAGAGGTGTTGGAAGCCGACAAGCGACCGGTCAGCGCTGTCGCCGACCACACCCAGATCGACGAGGTCAGCTCCGTCTCGATCGAAATCGACCGCGATGTCGATCTCGTCATGCTGCACGACCCCGGCCACAGCCTGGACGAGCGCATCCTGCGCGAACAATTCGGTTACTGA
- a CDS encoding HpcH/HpaI aldolase/citrate lyase family protein produces the protein MRSLLFVPGDSPKKQQKGLDSGADALILDLEDSVALDGKPQAREITRAFLDSARALPKRPLLIVRINGLTTGMSEADLDAVMPGAPDAIMLPKSEGGIDVGHLAAKIAVREAESDLPDGATRILPIATESGKGIFGLGSYARSSHRLMALTWGAEDLSADLGAETNRLEDGSYTDPYRLARALTLFGASAAQVDAIDTVFTNFRDDAAFRAECLASRRDGFTGKMAIHPAQVAPINEIFSPSPAALAKAEQIIALFEANPGAGVIGLDGEMLDRPHLIRAQRLVARARKLAE, from the coding sequence ATGCGCTCGCTCCTGTTCGTGCCGGGCGACAGCCCCAAGAAGCAGCAGAAGGGCCTGGACAGCGGCGCCGACGCCCTGATCCTCGATCTCGAGGATTCCGTCGCGCTCGACGGCAAGCCGCAGGCGCGCGAGATCACCCGCGCCTTTCTCGATTCGGCACGCGCGCTGCCGAAGCGCCCGCTGCTGATCGTGCGCATCAACGGCCTGACCACCGGAATGAGCGAGGCCGATCTCGACGCCGTCATGCCCGGCGCACCGGACGCGATCATGCTGCCGAAATCGGAAGGCGGGATCGATGTCGGCCATCTCGCCGCCAAGATCGCCGTGCGCGAGGCGGAGTCCGACCTCCCCGACGGCGCGACGCGGATCCTTCCCATCGCGACCGAAAGCGGCAAGGGCATCTTCGGCCTCGGCAGCTACGCCCGCTCCTCGCATCGGCTGATGGCGCTGACCTGGGGAGCCGAGGACCTCTCGGCCGATCTCGGCGCCGAAACCAACCGGCTCGAGGACGGCTCCTATACCGACCCCTACCGCCTTGCCCGCGCGCTCACGCTGTTCGGCGCGAGCGCCGCGCAGGTCGACGCGATCGATACCGTCTTCACCAACTTCCGCGACGATGCTGCCTTCCGGGCCGAATGCCTCGCCTCGCGGCGGGACGGCTTCACCGGCAAGATGGCGATCCATCCGGCGCAAGTCGCGCCCATCAACGAGATCTTCTCGCCCTCGCCCGCTGCGCTCGCCAAGGCCGAGCAGATCATCGCGCTGTTCGAAGCCAATCCCGGCGCCGGCGTGATCGGCCTCGATGGCGAAATGCTGGATCGTCCCCATCTGATCAGGGCGCAGCGGCTCGTCGCGCGCGCTCGGAAACTGGCTGAATAA
- a CDS encoding heavy-metal-associated domain-containing protein has translation MTQVFEVSGMHCGGCASRVQRAATALAPGATVTLDPPRLTLPEGTALNAETINKALAELGDYRAKGPLAQG, from the coding sequence ATGACTCAGGTTTTTGAAGTTTCAGGCATGCATTGCGGCGGCTGCGCCTCGCGCGTCCAGCGCGCCGCCACGGCGCTGGCACCGGGCGCGACGGTAACGCTAGACCCGCCGCGCCTGACCCTGCCCGAAGGGACAGCCCTCAACGCAGAAACGATCAACAAGGCGCTGGCGGAACTCGGCGACTATCGCGCCAAGGGTCCGCTGGCGCAGGGCTGA
- a CDS encoding MaoC family dehydratase has translation MADVVRHKRGGIYFEDFQVGAVIEHGLTRTVTQMDNMLFSNMTLNPQPLHIDAHFCATETEWGKPLMNSLFTLGLMIGISVNDTTVGTTIGNLGMTDVGFPAPLFEGDTINCTTEIVAKRESRSRPDAGIVDFLHKAYKQDGTLVAQCRRQAFMRKRPAPATVAV, from the coding sequence ATGGCGGATGTGGTGCGTCACAAGCGTGGCGGGATCTATTTCGAGGATTTCCAGGTCGGCGCGGTCATCGAGCACGGCCTGACGCGCACCGTCACGCAGATGGACAACATGTTGTTCTCCAACATGACCCTCAATCCGCAACCCCTTCATATCGATGCGCATTTCTGCGCGACCGAGACCGAATGGGGCAAGCCGCTGATGAACTCGCTGTTCACGCTTGGGCTGATGATCGGCATATCCGTCAACGACACCACCGTCGGCACCACCATCGGCAATCTCGGCATGACCGATGTCGGCTTCCCCGCCCCGCTGTTCGAGGGCGACACGATCAACTGCACCACCGAGATCGTCGCCAAGCGCGAGTCGCGCTCGCGGCCCGATGCCGGCATCGTCGATTTCCTGCACAAGGCCTACAAGCAGGACGGCACGCTCGTCGCGCAGTGCCGCCGCCAGGCCTTCATGCGCAAGCGGCCGGCACCCGCCACGGTCGCGGTCTGA
- a CDS encoding DUF2336 domain-containing protein: MIVRRFLLWARTAPAEPRAAGAAALAGAYLRSGMSDEDRREAETALIALIDDPSPLVRRAIAEEMAPSMRTPRNLALGLIADQGDVAALVLAHSPVLTEADLVDAAAVGDTLAQRAIAMRRCLPVSVCAALAEVGCEEALVTLAGNRTAEIPDFSFERIVERFGDSGGLREALLERADLPAGLRQAIAARVSETLASFVAGCGWLTPERSARLARESTERVAVALAAGGEATDAPAIVEVLRTTGRLTPGLMLRSLLSGEPALAEAAFVSLSDLPAGRVATLLRDRRGAGLKALCRKAGLPAALELAFIAAILALNARGFDAGSTRHGIDRVLLRDVLIACEGMTGPEADALMALLRRMDAEAAREEAKAMADSLADDAALALLIEADPSFLIELEAGDLRDAA; this comes from the coding sequence ATGATCGTTCGCCGTTTCCTGCTCTGGGCTCGCACGGCCCCAGCCGAGCCGCGCGCTGCGGGCGCCGCCGCGCTGGCTGGAGCCTATCTGCGGTCCGGCATGTCAGATGAGGATCGCCGCGAAGCCGAAACCGCGCTGATCGCCTTGATCGACGATCCTTCGCCGCTGGTGCGCCGGGCGATCGCCGAGGAAATGGCGCCGTCGATGCGCACGCCGCGCAACCTCGCGCTCGGCCTCATCGCCGATCAGGGCGATGTCGCGGCGCTGGTGCTGGCACACTCGCCGGTGCTCACCGAGGCCGACCTCGTGGATGCCGCCGCCGTCGGCGACACGCTGGCGCAACGCGCCATCGCGATGCGCCGTTGCCTGCCGGTGAGCGTCTGTGCGGCGCTGGCCGAGGTCGGCTGCGAGGAGGCTCTGGTCACGCTGGCCGGCAATCGCACGGCCGAAATCCCGGATTTCTCCTTCGAACGCATCGTCGAACGCTTCGGCGACAGCGGCGGCCTGCGCGAGGCCTTGCTGGAGCGGGCCGATCTTCCCGCCGGCTTGCGCCAGGCGATCGCGGCCAGGGTTTCCGAGACGCTGGCGAGCTTCGTCGCGGGATGCGGCTGGCTGACGCCTGAGCGCAGCGCAAGGCTGGCGCGGGAATCGACCGAGCGAGTCGCGGTGGCGCTTGCCGCCGGCGGCGAGGCGACCGACGCGCCGGCGATCGTCGAGGTCCTGCGGACCACTGGCCGGCTGACGCCCGGCCTGATGCTGCGTTCGCTGCTCAGTGGGGAGCCGGCGCTGGCCGAGGCCGCCTTCGTTTCGCTGTCGGACCTGCCGGCCGGCCGGGTCGCGACGCTGCTGCGCGACCGGCGTGGCGCCGGGCTCAAGGCGCTCTGCCGCAAGGCCGGGCTGCCGGCTGCGCTCGAACTGGCTTTCATCGCCGCGATCCTCGCCCTCAACGCGCGTGGCTTCGATGCCGGCAGCACGCGGCACGGCATCGACCGCGTATTGCTGCGCGACGTCCTGATCGCTTGCGAGGGTATGACGGGGCCGGAAGCCGATGCGCTGATGGCGCTGCTGCGGCGCATGGATGCGGAGGCTGCCCGCGAGGAGGCGAAGGCCATGGCGGATTCGCTTGCCGACGACGCGGCGCTCGCCCTGCTGATCGAGGCCGATCCATCCTTTCTGATCGAGCTCGAAGCGGGCGATCTGCGCGACGCAGCCTGA
- the rlmB gene encoding 23S rRNA (guanosine(2251)-2'-O)-methyltransferase RlmB, with the protein MAPPFRPKQARPAGGRPGNARRTGAPPPHRPGDIDEAVLYGVHPVVEALRNPQRHHRRLLATENGLRRLEEQVGTLPLEPEIVRPSEIDRLLTPDSVHQGLYLVCDPLPSPELDSLSDDAVVLALDQITDPHNVGAILRSAAAFGAAAVIVTIRHSPAATGVLAKSASGALEHVPLIAVRNLGDALDTLGARGFLRIGFDSDGEVAFDDVALRRPLVMVMGAEGKGLRQRTRELCDHVARLEVPGAITSLNVSNATAIALYVASRQP; encoded by the coding sequence ATGGCCCCGCCATTTCGCCCGAAACAAGCCCGGCCTGCGGGCGGCAGACCCGGCAACGCCCGCCGCACCGGAGCCCCGCCGCCGCATCGCCCCGGCGACATCGACGAGGCCGTGCTCTATGGCGTCCATCCCGTCGTCGAGGCCCTGCGCAACCCGCAACGCCATCACCGGCGCCTGCTCGCGACCGAGAACGGGCTGCGGCGCCTGGAGGAGCAGGTCGGCACGCTGCCGCTCGAGCCGGAGATCGTGCGCCCCTCCGAGATAGACCGCCTGCTGACGCCCGATTCGGTGCATCAGGGCCTCTATCTCGTCTGCGATCCCCTGCCCTCGCCCGAGCTCGACAGCCTGTCGGACGATGCGGTCGTGCTGGCGCTCGACCAGATCACCGATCCGCATAATGTCGGCGCCATCCTGCGTTCGGCCGCGGCATTCGGCGCGGCAGCCGTCATCGTCACCATCCGCCATTCGCCGGCCGCGACCGGCGTTCTCGCGAAATCGGCCTCCGGAGCCTTGGAGCATGTGCCGCTCATCGCCGTGCGCAATCTCGGCGATGCGCTGGACACACTGGGCGCCCGCGGCTTCCTGCGCATTGGCTTCGATTCGGATGGCGAAGTCGCGTTCGACGATGTCGCGCTGCGGCGGCCCCTCGTCATGGTGATGGGCGCCGAGGGCAAGGGCCTGAGACAGCGCACGCGCGAGCTTTGCGACCATGTCGCGCGGCTCGAAGTGCCCGGCGCGATCACCAGCCTCAACGTCTCCAACGCCACGGCGATCGCGCTCTATGTCGCGAGTCGCCAGCCCTGA
- a CDS encoding lytic transglycosylase domain-containing protein yields MPKVSMFLFTTPQSRDAQPANPVVSAIRQGAEKTGAGFDYLLKTAQRESSLEPDAKAKTSSATGLFQFIEQTWLSMVKQEGPKQGLSQYADAISESGGRLTVSDPAAREKILQLRNDPQVAAVMAGALTQKNRDQLAGALGRSPQGGELYMAHVLGARGASDLIRTAASDPSRVAARDFPEAAAANRSIFYDKAGRARSVQEVYGVLAASHASTQVAAATTQGAQSGQGDTPEVEIAAALRPGRAKGLVGLFSTGGSRDPVSKAVANLWTTPIQGGTRMASLAGGERYFPRPGQSDANAASDASASASAASAMPVAAGKVVSAPLPPSRPSELSPSTVTAAPQPVGKARRAPLDLSSFMTRRGGA; encoded by the coding sequence ATGCCGAAGGTCTCGATGTTCCTCTTCACCACGCCGCAGAGCCGCGACGCGCAGCCCGCCAATCCGGTCGTCAGCGCCATTCGCCAGGGCGCCGAAAAGACGGGTGCGGGCTTCGACTATCTGCTCAAGACGGCGCAGCGCGAATCCTCGCTGGAGCCGGACGCCAAGGCGAAGACATCGAGCGCCACGGGGCTCTTCCAATTCATCGAGCAGACCTGGCTTTCCATGGTCAAGCAGGAAGGCCCGAAGCAGGGGCTCTCGCAATATGCCGACGCCATCTCCGAGAGCGGCGGGCGGCTTACCGTTTCCGATCCGGCGGCGCGGGAGAAGATCCTGCAGCTGCGCAATGATCCCCAGGTCGCCGCCGTCATGGCCGGGGCCCTGACGCAAAAGAATCGTGACCAGCTGGCCGGCGCGCTCGGGCGCTCGCCGCAGGGCGGCGAGCTCTATATGGCGCATGTGCTGGGTGCGCGCGGCGCCTCCGACCTGATCCGGACGGCCGCCAGCGATCCGAGCCGGGTCGCGGCAAGGGATTTTCCCGAGGCCGCCGCCGCCAACCGCTCGATCTTCTACGACAAGGCGGGCCGGGCGCGCAGCGTCCAGGAGGTCTACGGGGTGCTGGCCGCAAGCCATGCCAGCACGCAGGTCGCCGCCGCCACCACACAAGGCGCCCAATCGGGGCAGGGCGATACTCCCGAGGTCGAGATCGCTGCCGCGCTGCGGCCGGGCCGGGCAAAGGGGCTCGTCGGCCTGTTCTCGACGGGCGGTTCGCGCGATCCGGTCTCGAAAGCCGTCGCCAATCTCTGGACCACGCCGATCCAGGGCGGCACGCGCATGGCGTCGCTCGCGGGCGGCGAGCGCTATTTCCCGCGCCCTGGTCAGAGCGATGCGAACGCGGCGTCGGATGCGAGTGCATCAGCCTCAGCCGCCAGCGCGATGCCCGTCGCTGCCGGCAAGGTCGTCAGTGCGCCGCTGCCGCCTTCGCGGCCGAGCGAGCTGTCGCCATCCACGGTTACCGCCGCGCCACAGCCCGTGGGCAAGGCCCGCCGCGCGCCGCTCGATCTCTCCTCCTTCATGACCCGGCGAGGCGGAGCATGA